From the Desulfosarcina sp. BuS5 genome, one window contains:
- a CDS encoding type II toxin-antitoxin system VapC family toxin, translating to MNGVFVDSCILLDLFTDDHNWADWSENILDKYSQTNTLYINSIVYTEVSIGFNKIEEAEKAISQLGIKVLEIPREALFLTGKVFLKYRKHKGTKKLPLPDFFIGAHATVSKFVLITRDSTKYKTYFPQLKLIHPDKGWTC from the coding sequence ATGAATGGAGTCTTTGTTGATTCATGTATATTGCTGGATTTATTCACAGATGATCATAATTGGGCTGACTGGTCGGAAAATATACTGGATAAATACAGCCAAACCAATACTTTGTATATAAATTCAATTGTTTACACTGAAGTATCAATTGGTTTTAATAAAATCGAGGAGGCAGAAAAGGCTATCTCTCAGCTCGGTATAAAAGTATTGGAAATTCCTCGTGAGGCGCTTTTTCTGACAGGTAAAGTATTCCTTAAATATAGAAAACACAAAGGAACAAAAAAATTACCCTTACCTGATTTTTTTATAGGTGCACATGCAACTGTATCAAAATTTGTTTTAATAACCAGAGATTCAACAAAATATAAAACCTATTTTCCCCAGCTTAAACTCATACATCCTGATAAAGGATGGACGTGCTGA
- a CDS encoding AbrB/MazE/SpoVT family DNA-binding domain-containing protein — protein MRVTTKGQVTIPINVREVLGIMPETEIDFREDNGRFYIVKADKPKITKQFKKLRGIATAKMSTDEIMNLTRKS, from the coding sequence ATGCGTGTTACTACAAAAGGGCAAGTTACAATTCCTATAAATGTAAGGGAGGTATTGGGTATCATGCCTGAAACTGAGATTGATTTCAGAGAAGATAATGGAAGGTTCTACATAGTTAAAGCTGATAAACCTAAAATTACAAAGCAGTTTAAAAAACTTAGAGGAATAGCGACAGCAAAAATGTCAACTGACGAAATTATGAACCTCACAAGGAAATCATAA